The following are encoded together in the Arcticibacterium luteifluviistationis genome:
- a CDS encoding GH92 family glycosyl hydrolase yields MKSLNVYCTKFAAVVLLSLTIFSCKVGQEESQKNDKEYLTDKVYPLLDSENSRWFFFSSASRPFGMVNLSPDNEIDGAWGSGYRYKVDTIKGFSHIHAWQISGLSVMPVTFSEETTQTIYSDFFSSFSHEKEIIKPGYHKVELDRFDIKAELTSSTRVGFHKYAFPKDKQAGILFNLNTMLGPNENLDGVLEKTGESELTGQLVAAPTRRRPRPLTIFFKIELNQPIKSIAKDAKTGNYLVSLNTTDKPVLMKAGISYTSIKNAANNISTELPSWDFDKVVEDSHNQWESLLGRIEIKGGSEQQQRRFYTDLWHGLQGRRIISDVNGAYPDNTGEKFRVGQIPLNTEGKPKFNHYNSDSFWGAQWTLNTLWGLVYPEIMEEFTHSLVQYYKDGGLIPRGPSGGNYTYVMTGASSTPFIVTAIQKGIITEDLEEIYKALKVNHMPDGIMSHSGYEHNTKLGGGLKYYIENGFVPYPIPEGRFGGHQEGASLTMEYSYQDWTLAQLAKKLGHEDDYNYFLKRSKNYQNVFDASTGWMRAKNLNGTWKSNFDPYQTEHGFIESNGAQSTWFVPHDLEGLATLMGGKEKAIDKLNEQFETAEKINFTAGTSHSQELHPEYRRIPINYGNQPSIQTAFVFHKLGKYDLTQYWSRKVVDKAFGGLSPATGYNGDEDQGLMGSLAVIMKMGLFQMNGGTDEHSEYQIGSPIFNEITINLNPAYYTGKKFVIKAKNNSPSNVYVNKVELNQKVISDFTLKHSDITNGGELVLDMSENVGQKTK; encoded by the coding sequence AAGTTCGCAGCTGTCGTTTTACTTTCTCTCACTATTTTTTCATGCAAAGTGGGCCAAGAAGAAAGCCAAAAAAACGATAAAGAATATTTGACAGACAAAGTTTACCCTCTTTTGGATTCAGAAAACTCAAGATGGTTCTTCTTTTCATCTGCCAGCAGACCTTTTGGAATGGTAAACTTAAGCCCAGACAACGAAATAGACGGAGCATGGGGAAGTGGCTATAGATATAAGGTAGACACTATTAAAGGTTTTAGCCATATTCATGCTTGGCAAATTTCAGGCTTGTCTGTTATGCCTGTTACCTTTTCTGAAGAAACCACTCAAACGATATACTCAGATTTTTTCTCAAGTTTTAGCCATGAAAAAGAAATAATCAAACCGGGTTATCATAAAGTAGAACTAGATAGGTTTGACATAAAAGCCGAACTAACTAGTTCTACGCGAGTGGGTTTTCATAAATATGCATTTCCAAAAGATAAGCAAGCGGGTATATTGTTCAACCTTAATACCATGTTAGGGCCAAACGAAAACTTGGATGGCGTTTTAGAGAAAACTGGAGAAAGTGAGTTGACTGGACAACTGGTGGCTGCACCTACCCGCAGAAGACCAAGACCACTTACTATTTTCTTTAAAATAGAACTGAATCAGCCTATTAAATCTATTGCCAAGGATGCTAAAACTGGAAATTATTTGGTAAGCCTTAATACTACCGATAAGCCGGTTTTAATGAAAGCGGGTATTTCTTATACCTCTATAAAAAACGCAGCAAATAACATAAGTACAGAGCTGCCTTCATGGGATTTTGATAAAGTGGTGGAAGACTCTCATAACCAGTGGGAGAGCTTATTAGGCAGGATAGAAATCAAAGGAGGTTCAGAGCAACAGCAAAGACGCTTTTACACAGACCTTTGGCATGGATTACAGGGCAGAAGAATAATTAGTGACGTTAATGGAGCCTATCCTGATAATACAGGGGAAAAGTTTAGAGTAGGTCAGATTCCATTAAATACGGAAGGGAAACCAAAATTCAACCACTATAATTCTGATTCTTTTTGGGGAGCACAATGGACGCTTAATACACTTTGGGGACTAGTTTATCCAGAAATCATGGAAGAGTTTACTCATTCATTAGTACAGTATTATAAAGATGGAGGTTTAATTCCAAGAGGGCCTTCCGGCGGTAATTACACTTATGTAATGACTGGTGCATCATCCACGCCGTTTATTGTTACAGCTATCCAAAAAGGAATTATTACCGAAGATTTAGAAGAAATTTACAAAGCCTTGAAAGTAAATCACATGCCTGACGGAATAATGAGCCATTCAGGTTATGAGCATAATACTAAACTTGGTGGAGGTTTAAAATACTATATCGAAAATGGTTTTGTGCCTTATCCTATACCAGAAGGAAGGTTTGGCGGGCACCAAGAAGGGGCAAGCTTAACTATGGAATATTCTTATCAAGATTGGACACTTGCACAACTAGCGAAAAAACTAGGCCATGAAGATGACTATAATTATTTCTTAAAAAGGTCAAAAAACTACCAAAACGTTTTTGATGCTTCCACAGGTTGGATGAGAGCTAAAAACTTAAATGGAACTTGGAAAAGTAACTTTGACCCGTATCAGACAGAGCATGGATTTATAGAGTCAAACGGAGCACAGTCTACTTGGTTTGTTCCTCATGATTTAGAAGGTTTAGCTACTTTAATGGGAGGCAAAGAGAAGGCAATTGATAAATTAAATGAGCAGTTTGAAACGGCAGAAAAAATAAACTTTACAGCGGGTACATCTCATTCCCAAGAACTTCATCCAGAATACCGACGTATTCCAATTAACTACGGAAATCAGCCATCTATCCAAACTGCATTTGTGTTCCATAAATTAGGTAAGTATGACCTTACGCAATATTGGTCTAGAAAAGTGGTAGATAAAGCCTTTGGAGGTTTGTCGCCAGCCACAGGCTATAATGGTGATGAAGATCAGGGCTTAATGGGAAGTTTAGCTGTAATAATGAAAATGGGCTTGTTTCAAATGAATGGTGGAACAGACGAGCATTCTGAATATCAGATAGGTAGCCCAATTTTCAATGAAATAACTATCAATTTAAACCCAGCGTACTATACGGGTAAAAAGTTTGTGATTAAGGCTAAAAATAACAGTCCAAGTAATGTTTATGTTAACAAAGTAGAGCTGAATCAAAAAGTGATTTCCGATTTCACTTTAAAGCATTCAGATATTACTAACGGAGGTGAGCTTGTTTTGGATATGTCAGAGAATGTTGGACAAAAAACGAAATGA
- a CDS encoding hybrid sensor histidine kinase/response regulator transcription factor, with translation MQNNFNLLYKLILVFSAITYQSIGQDLKFDHYNDNNGLSHNSIRHIVQDKHGFLWIGTFSGLNRFDGYEVKSYLSTAEGENKINNDDITALEFDEEENNLWIGTRKGLTLLDLDTYQFTTFLNERGNPNSLPDEEVRSVYIDKLKRIWVGTKDNGLFLFYLEEKKFVKVNLPDFDYIKEIFEDSEGNIWIGSFLTASVAKLVLDDKGEIQETFTYTLNVSNTLEQNPYLYFIYEDSKKDIFAGTRKGLYKLNKKEQRFENIFIKNSEIRDALGPYFVSITQAPDNKYWVGTLGGILVCNRLEDIAQGDFEWHYSILSDQSSLVDNLVAALYFDPSGILWIGTEDGLDKYDPNRNHFKFNKDISRFIGGQAPRIRGFAKTYNNKIVVATRHNGLFIKENEQFVPLYNNQNDITNIYTSDGKVFYCGLWNGKVLVYNYINGQSVVVDVGFEQIPISAIKIINENDIIVGSFGKGAKIFKVKDSNILLDRKDLLEEGNINEILTDSFNNLWFATEAGVVKYDITIKEKTTYKSSPNKNEGLPHTNVSDIIFDKTGKLWAATRGGLGYFDTDKNTFIPTTEYGELDNKWVTDFLLDINGNLWLNVNNNTVAKINPVSDSYNIYQINSGNRLDFFSSQGFYNLGESNIYLGGKNGIIYFSPFGLKVNERSPGPIITEIKIDNEALLPGKEVNGEIPLRKDINETKSLTLSNKNRNFSLQFSTPSYANERLNKFEYMLAGFDNEWISTSSSSRTVQYTNLFPGEYEFKIRSSNSDGHWSETVSYKIKIERPIWFSYPALLFYALLFATLFYFVRLEVRNRIRLKQELINEKLNRERDEKLNNEKLRFFTNISHELRTPLTLIMGPVKQLLEQGNHSSYAKSRVDLIDKNSNRLLRLVNQILDFRRAETGELELKVAKTDIIPYTEDIFNSFLELSQSKNINFNLNVEDGIGELWVDMDKYTKILYNLLSNAMKFTNNYGNVDLFLGITEGEQRILQIEVSDDGIGIPLESQEKIFSRFYQAKNSVDNTTGTGIGLSLVKALVELHKGKISVDSTPKAGSIFTIELPVSRNAYLETEIAELVPAEVEKVEITPILRQKLDKSEVLRINEENTNTDIKHSILIIDDNPELRNYVSEYLSIFYKVYQAENGKEGLDVCRRVKPVLCVVDVMMPIMDGFEFVEELKNDENISHTAVVLLTALAENENRIKGYKIGVDGYLVKPFDPTLLRTRIDNIIKIHFDLKQKFSGEAEADVISLAHSQIDIDLISSIKDLVEKNINNPELTSGLLCKELAMSSSKLYRKIKQLTDLSPNEFIRTVRLKKSAVLLKTKKHNVTEVAEMVGFNDPLYFSRCFKKQFGTAPSELMK, from the coding sequence GTGCAGAATAATTTCAACCTTTTATATAAGTTAATACTTGTTTTTAGTGCCATTACTTATCAAAGTATTGGGCAGGATTTGAAATTTGACCATTATAATGACAATAACGGCCTTTCTCATAATTCTATAAGGCATATAGTACAGGATAAACATGGTTTTTTATGGATTGGTACATTTTCAGGGCTTAACCGCTTTGATGGCTATGAGGTTAAATCATATTTAAGTACGGCCGAAGGTGAAAACAAAATCAATAACGATGATATTACAGCTTTAGAGTTTGATGAAGAAGAGAATAACTTATGGATTGGAACTCGAAAAGGTCTCACGCTTTTAGATCTAGACACCTACCAGTTTACCACATTTCTAAATGAAAGAGGAAACCCAAACAGTTTGCCAGATGAGGAGGTACGTTCGGTTTATATTGATAAGCTTAAGCGTATTTGGGTTGGCACAAAAGATAACGGACTCTTTTTGTTTTATTTGGAAGAAAAGAAGTTTGTCAAAGTAAACCTGCCGGATTTCGATTACATAAAAGAAATTTTTGAAGACTCGGAAGGAAACATCTGGATAGGTAGTTTTTTAACCGCCTCAGTAGCTAAATTAGTCCTAGATGATAAAGGAGAAATTCAAGAAACATTCACTTACACGCTTAATGTTTCAAACACTTTAGAGCAAAACCCGTATTTATATTTCATTTACGAAGACAGTAAGAAGGATATTTTTGCTGGGACGCGAAAAGGGCTGTATAAACTAAATAAGAAAGAGCAGCGATTTGAAAATATTTTCATCAAAAACAGTGAAATAAGAGATGCCCTTGGTCCATACTTTGTGTCAATAACTCAGGCTCCTGATAATAAATATTGGGTTGGTACACTCGGTGGTATTCTTGTTTGCAACCGTTTAGAAGATATAGCTCAGGGCGATTTTGAATGGCATTATTCTATTCTATCAGACCAAAGCTCTTTAGTAGATAATTTGGTAGCTGCACTATACTTTGACCCTTCAGGTATTTTATGGATTGGTACGGAAGATGGTTTGGACAAATATGACCCAAACAGAAACCACTTCAAATTCAATAAAGATATTTCAAGGTTCATTGGCGGGCAAGCTCCTAGAATACGAGGTTTTGCTAAAACGTATAACAATAAGATAGTAGTAGCTACACGCCACAATGGCCTTTTTATAAAGGAAAATGAGCAATTCGTTCCACTTTACAATAACCAAAATGACATTACTAATATATACACCAGCGACGGTAAAGTGTTTTATTGCGGTTTATGGAATGGAAAGGTTTTAGTGTATAACTACATTAATGGACAGTCTGTTGTGGTTGATGTTGGTTTTGAGCAAATACCTATTTCGGCTATTAAAATTATAAATGAGAATGATATCATTGTAGGCTCATTTGGTAAAGGTGCCAAAATATTCAAAGTAAAAGACTCCAATATTTTACTAGATAGAAAAGACTTATTAGAAGAAGGCAACATTAATGAAATACTTACTGATAGTTTTAATAATTTATGGTTTGCCACGGAAGCTGGCGTGGTGAAATATGACATTACTATTAAGGAAAAAACTACATATAAGTCGTCTCCCAATAAGAACGAAGGCTTGCCCCACACCAATGTCAGTGATATTATTTTTGACAAAACTGGGAAGCTTTGGGCTGCCACACGTGGTGGTTTGGGCTACTTTGATACAGATAAGAACACCTTTATTCCTACTACCGAGTATGGGGAGTTGGACAATAAATGGGTAACAGATTTTCTTCTAGACATTAATGGGAATTTATGGCTAAACGTCAATAATAATACGGTAGCCAAGATAAATCCGGTGAGTGATAGCTATAATATTTACCAAATAAATAGTGGCAACAGATTAGATTTTTTTAGCTCTCAAGGCTTCTATAATTTGGGAGAATCAAACATTTATTTAGGCGGGAAAAATGGGATTATTTATTTTTCACCTTTTGGCCTTAAAGTAAATGAACGGTCTCCAGGGCCTATCATTACCGAAATTAAAATTGATAACGAAGCTCTTCTTCCTGGTAAGGAGGTAAATGGCGAAATTCCTTTAAGGAAAGACATTAATGAAACAAAAAGTCTAACGCTCAGTAATAAAAACAGAAATTTTTCACTCCAATTCTCTACGCCATCATACGCAAACGAACGGCTCAACAAATTTGAGTATATGTTAGCTGGCTTTGACAATGAGTGGATTAGCACTAGCAGTAGTTCTAGAACGGTTCAGTATACAAACTTGTTTCCTGGCGAATATGAATTTAAAATTAGGTCAAGTAATAGTGATGGTCACTGGAGTGAGACGGTGTCTTATAAAATAAAAATAGAAAGGCCTATTTGGTTTAGCTATCCCGCATTGCTCTTTTATGCATTGCTCTTTGCTACTCTCTTTTATTTCGTGAGGCTTGAGGTTAGAAACCGAATTAGATTAAAACAAGAGCTTATAAATGAAAAACTAAACAGAGAACGAGATGAAAAGTTGAACAATGAAAAGCTTCGTTTTTTTACTAATATTTCGCACGAATTAAGAACTCCTTTGACCTTGATTATGGGGCCAGTAAAACAATTATTGGAACAAGGAAATCATAGTAGCTATGCAAAAAGTAGGGTAGACTTAATTGATAAAAACTCAAATAGATTACTAAGGCTAGTAAATCAAATCTTAGATTTTAGAAGAGCTGAAACGGGTGAATTAGAATTAAAAGTAGCCAAAACGGATATCATACCGTATACAGAAGATATCTTCAATTCATTTTTAGAACTGTCTCAATCGAAAAATATCAATTTCAATTTGAATGTTGAGGATGGAATAGGGGAGTTATGGGTTGATATGGATAAGTACACCAAGATTCTATATAATCTACTTTCTAACGCCATGAAGTTTACCAATAATTATGGTAATGTAGATTTGTTTTTAGGCATAACAGAAGGCGAACAAAGAATCTTGCAAATTGAAGTAAGCGACGATGGCATTGGGATTCCCTTAGAAAGTCAGGAGAAAATATTTTCAAGATTTTATCAGGCTAAAAATAGCGTAGATAACACCACAGGTACGGGTATTGGCTTGTCTTTAGTAAAGGCCTTGGTAGAATTACATAAAGGAAAGATAAGTGTAGACAGTACACCAAAGGCAGGTAGTATTTTCACCATCGAATTACCAGTTAGTAGAAACGCCTATTTAGAAACGGAAATAGCTGAATTAGTACCTGCTGAAGTTGAAAAAGTAGAAATTACACCAATCCTACGCCAAAAGTTAGATAAAAGTGAAGTGCTCCGTATTAATGAGGAAAACACTAATACAGATATTAAGCATAGCATTTTAATAATAGACGACAATCCAGAATTAAGGAATTATGTATCTGAATATTTGTCAATTTTTTATAAGGTATATCAGGCAGAAAACGGAAAAGAAGGTTTAGATGTATGTAGAAGAGTAAAGCCGGTTCTTTGCGTGGTAGATGTTATGATGCCTATTATGGATGGTTTTGAGTTTGTGGAAGAACTCAAAAATGATGAAAATATAAGCCACACAGCTGTGGTTCTATTGACAGCTTTGGCAGAAAATGAAAACAGAATAAAAGGGTATAAAATAGGGGTGGATGGTTATTTGGTGAAACCTTTTGACCCTACTTTACTCAGGACCCGGATTGATAATATTATAAAAATTCATTTTGATTTAAAGCAAAAGTTTTCAGGTGAGGCAGAAGCCGATGTGATAAGCTTGGCACACTCCCAAATAGACATTGATTTAATATCGAGTATTAAAGACCTAGTAGAAAAAAACATTAATAACCCAGAGTTAACTTCGGGTTTACTATGCAAAGAACTAGCTATGAGTTCTTCAAAACTGTATAGGAAAATAAAACAACTTACAGACTTATCACCGAATGAGTTTATAAGAACCGTAAGGTTAAAGAAATCGGCCGTGTTACTCAAAACTAAAAAGCATAATGTTACGGAAGTGGCTGAAATGGTCGGCTTTAATGACCCTCTATACTTCAGCAGGTGCTTCAAAAAACAATTTGGTACAGCTCCAAGTGAGCTTATGAAGTGA